The stretch of DNA GGACGGTAGCCGAGACGCTGGACGCGGATTCGTGCAAGCTGTTAGAGCTATCGTCGGACGAGAGCCGATTTCGCTTGCGTGCTGGGGTTGGCTGGGACGACGGCCACGTCGGGAACGCGACGGTCCCTGCCGATCACGATTCACAGGCGGGATACACGCTGGCCGCGAGCGAACCTGTGATTGTCGAGGATCTCCGAACCGAAGACCGGTTCGAGGGCCCTGAACTCCTTCGCGAACACGACATCGTGAGCGGGATCAGCGTCGTTATCGGGACGAAAGCGAAGCCGTGGGGTGTTCTCGGCGCCCACGCGACGACTGTCGGCGCGTTCACTGACGGGGACCTGCTCTTCCTCAGGGGCGTGGCGAACGTCCTCGCGTCGGCGATCGAACGCGACCGTGCGGAACGGCGCCGGAACGTCGAACGGACGCTCAAGGAAGGTATCGTCGAGACGAGTCCGATCGGTATCACGATCGTCGGCATAGACGGAGAGATGCGGTTCGCAAACGATCGTGCCGAGGAGATATTCGGCCGGAGCAAAGAACAGATCGACGAACTCCGGTTCGACGATCCGGAGTGGGACGAGATCGGCGTCGACGGCGAGCCACTCGAGCGCGAGGAACTGCCCTTCCCGCGGATCGTCGACGCCGAAGAACCACTGTACGATCAGGTCAGTGGCGTGTTGCGATCAGACGGGGAACGAATCTGGATCTCGGTCAACGGCGCACCGCTCTACGACGCCCGTGGTGAGCTAGACGGCGTCGTCTTCGCGATCGAAGACGTTACGGAGCGGTTTCACCGGGACCGCGAACTCGAGCGCTACGAAACCGCCGTCGAGACGGCTCAAGACGGTATTTACGTACTCGACGACGAACGGCGATTCGAACTGGTTAACGACTCGTTCGCCGAGTTGACGGGGTTTTCCCGCGAGGAACTTCGGGGCAGAGAGGCCACGGACGTGTTCGGGAAGGACTTCGATGCCGTCGAAGCCGAGATACGGGCGGCCACCGACGACGACAGGAGCCCGATGTTCGAGGAGACGATCCAGGCAGGGACGGACGAGTTCCGGACGATCGAGAGCCGGTTTACCATCCTGACCGGCGAAGACGGCCGCGAAAAACGTGTTGGCGTCGCCCGGGACGTCACCGAGCGCAACCGTCTCGAAGAACAGCTACGTGCCGAACGAGACCTGAAAAACGAGATTCTCGCGACGAGTCCGGTCGGTATCACGCTGCTCGACGCCGACGGCATGAACGTGTACGCGAACGATCGTGCCGAGGAGTTGTTCGGCCGACCGCTCGAGGAAGTACAGGACTACGTCCACGGCGACGATCGCTGGAACCTCGTCGACGAAGACGGCGAACCGCTGTCCGGCGAGGAACTACCGTTCAGTACCGTCCGGGAGACCGGTGAACCGGTCTACGATGAAGTGCTCGGAATCGACCAGCCGGACGGAACCCGGGTGTGGCTCTCCGCACACTGTGCACCGCTTACCGACGCCGACGGCGAGTTCGACGGCGCAGTGTACGCGTTGCGAGATATCACCGAACGCAGACGACTCGAGAGCGAGCTCGAGGAGATGTTCGGGCGCATCACGGACGCATTCTACGCGCTCGACGAGGACTGGCGGTTCACCCACGTCAACGGCCGCGCCGAGGAACTGATCGACTTCACCGGTGAGGGGCTGGTCGGGGAACACATCTGGGAGACCTTCGAGTGGGCTGCCGACTCGAAACTCCGCAAGGAGTACGAGCAGGCGATGGAGACTCAGGGGTCTACCTCGTTCGAGTTCTACTACCCCGAACCCCTCGAGACGTGGTTCGAGATCAATGCCTACCCATCCGAGACCGGACTGTCGGTGTACTTCCACGACGTGACCGAGCGCAAGGAGATGGAGACCGAACTCCGCGAGCGCGAACAGGTCCTGCGCGACGCCAAGGAACGACTCGAGGCGGCGACCGAAGCCGGGACGGTCGGCACCTGGGAGTGGAACCTTCCAGAAGACGAGTTCGTCACCGGGCCGGCCTTCGCCAAGACGTTCGGAGTCGATCCGGCCGACGCACGCGAGGGGATCTCGGCCGAACGACTGCTCTCGTCCGTCTACGAAGCCGACCGCGAGCACGTCAGAGCCAAAATAAAAAACGCTGTCGACAGCTGCGGCGAGTACGAGGCCGAGTACCGCGTCTGGGACGCAGACGAGGAGCTTCGGTGGGTGATCGCCCGCGGTCACGTCGAGTGCGACGAGGAAGGGAATCCCCAGACGTTCCCCGGCGCGTTGACCGACATCACCGAACGCAAGCAGGCCGAACTCGAGGCCGAGCAACAGCGAACCCAGCTCGAGACGCTGTTCGACGTGTTACCTGTCGGCGTCATCGTCGCGGACGCCGACGGCGCGATACTGCGGGCGAACGATACGGCACGGGAGATCTGGGGTGGTGACGTCTTCGACGACGAAAGCGTCGCGGAGTACGAAAAGTACGACGCGGTCTGGGCCGACTCGGGCGACCCCGTCGAACCCGGGGAGTGGACGATATCGAAGGTGGTCCGTGGCGACGCAGTCGTCGACCCCGATATTTACGAAATCACGTCGTTCGACGGCAGCCAGCGGATCATCATGGAACACGGAATGCCCGTCAGGGACGAGCAGGGGGACGTGACCCGGGCCGTCGTCGTCCTGACCGACATCACCGAGCGCCGGGAGTACCAGCGCCGACTCGAAGAGTCGAACGAACGACTCGAGCAGTTCGCATACGCTGCCAGTCACGACCTCCAGGAACCGCTGCGGATGGTCTCGAGCTACCTCCAGTTGCTCGAGAGCCGGTACGCCGACGAACTGGACGACGACGCGGTGGAGTTCATCGACTACGCCGTCGACGGCGCCGAGCGCATGAAAGAGATGATCGACGGCCTGCTCGAGTACTCGCGGGTCGACACGGGGGGTGAGCCGCTCGAGCCGCTGGCCCTCGAGGACGTGTTCGCGGACGCCTGCAGGGACCTCGAGGTCCGGATCGAGGAGGCCAACGCCGAGATTCGCGCCGAATCGTTGCCGCGCGTCGAGGGCGATGGCAATCAGCTCCGGCAGGTGTTCCAGAACCTGATCTCGAACGCGATCGAGTACAGCGACGGCGAGTCGACACGGGTCGATATCTCGGCCGAGCGTGCGGGCGACGAGTGGGTGATCGCCGTCGAAGACGAGGGGATCGGAATCGATCCCGACGACGCCGAGCGGGTCTTCGGGCTGTTCGAACGGCTGCACGCTGTGGACGACCATGCCGGCAGCGGCATCGGGCTCGCACTCTGTGAGCGCATCGTCGAACGTCACGACGGCGAGATATGGGTCGAGTCCGAACCCGGAGAAGGATCGACGTTCTACTTCACGCTACCGGCAGCGGACGAGTGATACGGATTGCTGTAACGATGTACCGGCACAACCGCCGCCCGGGTCGCGGTTGCGGCGGAAATGACTTGCAGTAAACCGTACGAGTCAGTCAGTCCGAGGGATCGACCGCGCACCGAGCGCGAACGCGACGACCGCCAGGACGGTCAAGATTCCGAGGTTCGCGATCGTCGGATCGACGCCGGCCACGGCGGGCGTTCCGGCGTCGGGATAGGTCGCTGCCCGGACACCACGGGCGAAGTACGTCAGCGGCGAGAGATTGACGAGCGGTTCGAACCAGCCGGGCAGTTGCTCGAGCGTGACGAACGTGTCCGAGAGGAAGAGAAGCGGGAGCGCGATCGTGTTGCTGGCCGCGACAGCACCGTCACGCGAGTCGGTGTAACTGCCGAGCATCGCGCCGATCCCACAGAAACAGATCACGCCCACGAGGACGTACGGCACCAGCATCGCTGAGAAGACGATCTCTGCACCGGTCAGTGCGAGCACGAGCACGAGAATCAGCAGGCTCGCGATACTGATGATGACCGCGTTGACGACGGTCTGGGCCAGGAGCCACTCGCGTCTGGACAGCGGCGTCGTCGCGAGTTTCTCGAAGCGGTTCCCCTCGCGGTGGCGTGCGACCTCGCTTCCCATCCGGGACAGTGGCGTAAAGAGGACGACAGTAGCCAGGTAGCCCGGGACGTAGTAGGCTGCCGGCTCTGCGAACAACCCGCCACCCGTCGGATCCGTCCGAACGAGCGCGCCGAAGATGACGATCAGGATGACGGGGAAGAAGAACGTAAAGAAGACTGCCGTCCGCCGGCGGACGAACGACCGCCAGCCGGCGTCGGCTTCCGCTCGGACGCGTCCGAGCGTGCTCACGCCGTCTCACCCGCGGTCGCGGTCTCGGTAGGTGTTCGATCGTCGGCGCTTGTCGTCCGCTCCCGTTCCGCATCGTCGGCCAGTGCGAGGTAGACGTCCTCGAGGTCGGGTTCCGCCCACGTCAGTCCCGTATACTCGAGGTCACGGGCCTCGAGGTAGTCGACGACGGTACCGATCTCTGCGGGCGTGACGTCCCGGACGATGACGGCGTCCGTGTTCGTCGACCGGCGGCGCGTCGCTGCACGTTCGACGGGGTACTCGAGGTCCGCGAAGGCGTCGGGATCAGCGGTCGTCTCGATGGTGAGTCGGCTCGAGCCGCCGTGGGTGGCGACGAGTTCCTCGGGCGAGCCCTGGGCGACGATCTGTCCGTCCGCGAGCAGGCCGACGCGGTCGGCGAGGTGTTCGGCCTCGGCCATGTCGTGGGTGGTGAGGACGACCGTCGTCCCCTCGGCGGCGAGATCCTCGACGAGAGTCCAGATAGTCCGTCGACCGGCAGGATCGATGCCCGTCGTCGGCTCGTCCAGGAAGAGGACGTCGGGATCGTTGACCAGGATCGAGCCGACGCAGGCCCGTCGCTGCTGGCCGCCCGAAAGGTTCTCGTACCACGTATCGTCCGCGTCGGCGAGACCGACCGCGGCGAGGACGTCGTCGGGGTCGCGGGCGTCGTCGTACAGCCCCGCGTAGTAGTCGATCAGTTCGCGGGCGGTGAGTCTGTCCGGTGGCGAGAAGTCCTGTGGGAGTACACCGAGTCGATCTCGGTCGACCGCGCTCGGCTCCGTCCCGAGGACGCGTGCCGACCCCGCGTCGGGTTCGGTCGTCCCCGTCAGCGCACGGACGAGAGTCGTCTTCCCGGCACCGTTCGGACCGATCAGTCCGAACACCTCGCCCCGCTCGACGGTCAGTGACGCCCTCGCCAGTGCGACGGTCTCCCCGTAGGTCCGTTCGAGATCCGTCGCCTCGACCACGGCTTCCATACTGGCCGGTATCGGCCGACCGGGGGTAAGGGGTTCGGTTTCTGGCCAGTTCTTGCCCTCGCAGGCTCAACCGTTACCCCCCTGATCGTGATAGCTCTCCCGGATGACGAAACTCGGTTACACCCTCTCGAGCGAGGAACACGGCCCGAACCGACTGGTCGAGATCGCACAGCGTGCCGAGGAAGCAGGGTTCGACTTTCTCTCGATTTCGGATCACTTCCACCCGTGGGTGCCGGAACAGGGGGAGTCGCCGTTCGTCTGGTCGACCCTGGGGGCAATCGCACAGGCAACGGACGAAATCGAGGTCGGCGTCGGCGTCACCTGCCCGACGATCCGGATCCACCCGGTCAACGTCGCCCACGCCGTCGCGACCGTCGACGAGATGTTCGGCGACCGCTTCACGTTCGGCGTCGGCACCGGCGAGAACCTGAACGAACACGTCACTGGCGAACGCTGGCCGGAACACGACGTTCGACTCGAGATGCTAGACGAAGCGATGGAAGTCATGCGGGACCTGTGGACGGGTGAGACGGTCAGTCACCACGGCGAGCACTACACGGTCGAGAACGCACGCCTGTACACCTGTCCCGACGAACAGCCGACGACGATCGGCAGCGCCTTCGGGCCGCAGACGGCTGGGTGGGTCGCCGAGCGAACGGAGGGGCTGTGGTGTTCCGGGCCGAAGGAAGAGCCCGTCGAGGCCTACGAGGACGCCGGCGGCGACGGGCCCAGGTACACTCAGCTTCACGGCTGCTATGCCGAGACCGAAGAGGAAGCGGTCGAGACGGTCTACGAGATCTGGCCGAACGGCTCGGTCCCCGGCGAACTCGGCCAGGAGCTTCCAATGCCCGCTCACTTCAAGCAGGCCGCCCAGATGGTCGAAAAAGAGGACGTCGCCGAGTCCTCGACTTTGACCGCTTCCGATCCACAGGCCCACATCGACAGTTTCGAGCAGGCGATCGACGCTGGTTACGACCACGTCTACTTCCACCAGATCGGCGACGAGCAGGAACTGGCGATCGAGTTCTACGAGGAGGAAGTGTTGCCGTCGTTCCGGTAACCGAACTCGAGATACCGACGTACACCGTCTTTTCGCGGACAAAACTATCAAGTATTCGACGACCGTCCGCGAAACAATGGACATCGCGAACGACGATCCGATCGAACTCGTTCCGTCCAGATACGACGCGTGGCGCGAGCGGTTCGCCGCCGAACGCGATCGCGTGGAGACTGCGCTCGCCGATGCCGGCCTCGAGACCGCCGTCGAACGGATCGAACACGTCGGCTCGACCGCCGTTCCCGACCTCGCGGCGAAAGACATCGTCGACCTCGATATCGTGGTCCGAGACGACGCTGTCGCGGACATCTCGAGGGCGCTGGAGGCCGAACTCGGCGGCGAGCGCATCGAGAACTCCGAGGAGTGGCATCCCGTCTTTCGCCGCGAGAACGGCCAACGGTTCAACGACCACGTCTTCGCGGCCTCGAGCGACGGCTGGAAGGTGAGCGTCGTCACCCGCGACGTCCTCGCGAACTCGCCCGCGCTCCGCCGGGAGTACGAATCGCTGAAACGCGAACTGGCCGCCGACCACGACGATATCGTCGCCTACTCAGAGGGGAAGACGGCGTTTCTCGAGCGAGTGCTCGAGAGTGCGCACTCGGACGAGGATCTCTCGTTCGAATTCACGGTTCCGGTTCTGGAGCCGTAGCTCGAACGGGCCGTTAGGGTAGCGTTGACCGGTGTGACGACGACCTTGATTTTTGGGCCTCGCCGTGGTGGAGTGGATTCATGTCGACGATCAGGATAGCCGGTCTCACCAAGCGTTACGGTGACGTCGTCGCGAACGACGAGGTCACCTTCGACGTCGAATCTGGCGAGATATTCGGCTATCTCGGTCCGAACGGCGCAGGAAAGACGACCACCATCCGGCTGTTGCTCGGACTCATCAAACCGACCTCGGGCACTGCTGAACTGCTCGGCGCGGACGTTCGTGATCGACGGGCGCTCACCGAGGCGAAAGCGAACGTCGGCTACCTGCCGGACACGCTGGGATTCGAGGAGCGACTCACCGGCCGGCGGGCCCTCGACTACTTCGCCCGGATGCGCGGCGACGAACGCCGGGAAGAACTGCTGGAGCTGTTTACCCCGCCACTCGAGAAACCAATCGAGACGTACTCGGCGG from Natronobacterium texcoconense encodes:
- a CDS encoding PAS domain S-box protein: MDPSPSSPETERGHCVRQQRVLADLGDRALESDGLDDLFRDVTRTVAETLDADSCKLLELSSDESRFRLRAGVGWDDGHVGNATVPADHDSQAGYTLAASEPVIVEDLRTEDRFEGPELLREHDIVSGISVVIGTKAKPWGVLGAHATTVGAFTDGDLLFLRGVANVLASAIERDRAERRRNVERTLKEGIVETSPIGITIVGIDGEMRFANDRAEEIFGRSKEQIDELRFDDPEWDEIGVDGEPLEREELPFPRIVDAEEPLYDQVSGVLRSDGERIWISVNGAPLYDARGELDGVVFAIEDVTERFHRDRELERYETAVETAQDGIYVLDDERRFELVNDSFAELTGFSREELRGREATDVFGKDFDAVEAEIRAATDDDRSPMFEETIQAGTDEFRTIESRFTILTGEDGREKRVGVARDVTERNRLEEQLRAERDLKNEILATSPVGITLLDADGMNVYANDRAEELFGRPLEEVQDYVHGDDRWNLVDEDGEPLSGEELPFSTVRETGEPVYDEVLGIDQPDGTRVWLSAHCAPLTDADGEFDGAVYALRDITERRRLESELEEMFGRITDAFYALDEDWRFTHVNGRAEELIDFTGEGLVGEHIWETFEWAADSKLRKEYEQAMETQGSTSFEFYYPEPLETWFEINAYPSETGLSVYFHDVTERKEMETELREREQVLRDAKERLEAATEAGTVGTWEWNLPEDEFVTGPAFAKTFGVDPADAREGISAERLLSSVYEADREHVRAKIKNAVDSCGEYEAEYRVWDADEELRWVIARGHVECDEEGNPQTFPGALTDITERKQAELEAEQQRTQLETLFDVLPVGVIVADADGAILRANDTAREIWGGDVFDDESVAEYEKYDAVWADSGDPVEPGEWTISKVVRGDAVVDPDIYEITSFDGSQRIIMEHGMPVRDEQGDVTRAVVVLTDITERREYQRRLEESNERLEQFAYAASHDLQEPLRMVSSYLQLLESRYADELDDDAVEFIDYAVDGAERMKEMIDGLLEYSRVDTGGEPLEPLALEDVFADACRDLEVRIEEANAEIRAESLPRVEGDGNQLRQVFQNLISNAIEYSDGESTRVDISAERAGDEWVIAVEDEGIGIDPDDAERVFGLFERLHAVDDHAGSGIGLALCERIVERHDGEIWVESEPGEGSTFYFTLPAADE
- a CDS encoding ABC transporter permease, which translates into the protein MSTLGRVRAEADAGWRSFVRRRTAVFFTFFFPVILIVIFGALVRTDPTGGGLFAEPAAYYVPGYLATVVLFTPLSRMGSEVARHREGNRFEKLATTPLSRREWLLAQTVVNAVIISIASLLILVLVLALTGAEIVFSAMLVPYVLVGVICFCGIGAMLGSYTDSRDGAVAASNTIALPLLFLSDTFVTLEQLPGWFEPLVNLSPLTYFARGVRAATYPDAGTPAVAGVDPTIANLGILTVLAVVAFALGARSIPRTD
- a CDS encoding ABC transporter ATP-binding protein codes for the protein MEAVVEATDLERTYGETVALARASLTVERGEVFGLIGPNGAGKTTLVRALTGTTEPDAGSARVLGTEPSAVDRDRLGVLPQDFSPPDRLTARELIDYYAGLYDDARDPDDVLAAVGLADADDTWYENLSGGQQRRACVGSILVNDPDVLFLDEPTTGIDPAGRRTIWTLVEDLAAEGTTVVLTTHDMAEAEHLADRVGLLADGQIVAQGSPEELVATHGGSSRLTIETTADPDAFADLEYPVERAATRRRSTNTDAVIVRDVTPAEIGTVVDYLEARDLEYTGLTWAEPDLEDVYLALADDAERERTTSADDRTPTETATAGETA
- a CDS encoding TIGR03557 family F420-dependent LLM class oxidoreductase encodes the protein MTKLGYTLSSEEHGPNRLVEIAQRAEEAGFDFLSISDHFHPWVPEQGESPFVWSTLGAIAQATDEIEVGVGVTCPTIRIHPVNVAHAVATVDEMFGDRFTFGVGTGENLNEHVTGERWPEHDVRLEMLDEAMEVMRDLWTGETVSHHGEHYTVENARLYTCPDEQPTTIGSAFGPQTAGWVAERTEGLWCSGPKEEPVEAYEDAGGDGPRYTQLHGCYAETEEEAVETVYEIWPNGSVPGELGQELPMPAHFKQAAQMVEKEDVAESSTLTASDPQAHIDSFEQAIDAGYDHVYFHQIGDEQELAIEFYEEEVLPSFR
- a CDS encoding GrpB family protein, coding for MDIANDDPIELVPSRYDAWRERFAAERDRVETALADAGLETAVERIEHVGSTAVPDLAAKDIVDLDIVVRDDAVADISRALEAELGGERIENSEEWHPVFRRENGQRFNDHVFAASSDGWKVSVVTRDVLANSPALRREYESLKRELAADHDDIVAYSEGKTAFLERVLESAHSDEDLSFEFTVPVLEP